DNA from Gephyromycinifex aptenodytis:
TCAGTGAACCCAGACCGGGCCCGACTTCGACCACGACGTCCTCGGGGCCGACCTCGGCCAGGCGGACGATGCGTCGCACCGTGTTCGCGTCGACGACGAAGTTCTGGCCCCACTGCTTGGTCGGCCGCAGGCCCAGCGCGGCCGCGAGCTCCCGGACGGCCACCCCACCGAGTAGGCCGTCGTCGCCAGGAGTCACCACGGGCCGTACAGCTCATCCGAGGTCGTGGACAGCGCGGTGCACAGCTGCGGAACCGAGACGTTCAACACCCCGGCCATCACCCGCACGGTCAACGGGATGAGGAAGGGTGCGTTGATCGCGCCCCGGTGCGGGCTGGGCGTCAGGTACGGCGAGTCGGTCTCGACGAGCAGTTGCTGCAACGGCACCACGGAGAGCGCGTCCCGCAGCGGGCGGGCGCTCTTGAAGGTGACGGTGCCCGCGAAACTGAGGTAGTAGCCGCGCTCCACGCACTCGCGTGCCATCGCGATGTCACCGGAGAAACAGTGCAGCACCGTGCGTTCGGGGGCGCCCTCCTCGGCGAGCACTCGCAACACGTCCTCGTGGGAGTCACGATCGTGGATCTGCAGCACCTTGCCGGTGCGCTTGGCCAGATCGATGTGGCGGCGAAAGGACTCGATCTGGGACTGCCGCCCCGACGGCGGGGTGCGGTAGTAGTCCAGGCCGGTCTCGCCGATGACGCGGACCCGCGGGTGCGCGGCGAGTCGCTCGATCTCGGCGAAGGCGCTTTCGAACTCGCCGCGCTCGGCGTGCACGGGTGCCTCGTTCGGGTGCAGCGCGACCCCGCCCAGCAGTCTCGGATGCCTCTCCAGCAACGAGACCGTCGCAGCGGCGCTGCCCAGGTCGCAGCCGATCTGCACGACCCTGTCGACTCCGACCGAGGCTGCCTCGGCCAGAACTCGACTGACCTGTTCGTCCAGGGACGGGGCGAAGTTCTCGTCGTCGTC
Protein-coding regions in this window:
- a CDS encoding TatD family hydrolase, with protein sequence MTERGSHPSAPDPLPVPVADNHAHLDIRRDDDENFAPSLDEQVSRVLAEAASVGVDRVVQIGCDLGSAAATVSLLERHPRLLGGVALHPNEAPVHAERGEFESAFAEIERLAAHPRVRVIGETGLDYYRTPPSGRQSQIESFRRHIDLAKRTGKVLQIHDRDSHEDVLRVLAEEGAPERTVLHCFSGDIAMARECVERGYYLSFAGTVTFKSARPLRDALSVVPLQQLLVETDSPYLTPSPHRGAINAPFLIPLTVRVMAGVLNVSVPQLCTALSTTSDELYGPW